A genomic window from Nicotiana sylvestris chromosome 11, ASM39365v2, whole genome shotgun sequence includes:
- the LOC138881834 gene encoding secreted RxLR effector protein 161-like, protein MESIPYSSIVGSLMYAQTCTRPDISFVVEMLGRYQSNPGIDYMLMYRRSKNLEVIGYSDSDFVGCIDTRKSTFGYLFQLAEGAISWKSAKKSVIATSTMEAESVACFEATIYALWLRNFISGLGVVDTITKPLKIYCDNSAAVFFSKNDKYSKGAKHMELKYFTAKEEVQKQRVSLDHIRTDLMIADPLTKGLQPKIFKEHVHRMGLGCIYD, encoded by the coding sequence ATGGAATCAATTCCTTACTCTTCAATTGTTGGTAGTCTGATGTATGCTCAGACTTGCACAAGACCGGATATTAGTTTTGTGGTCGAAATGCTAGGAAGATATCAGAGTAACCCAGGAATTGATTACATGCTCATGTATAGGAGATCCAAGAATTTGGAAGTTATTGGATACTCGGATTCAGATTTCGTTGGATGTATTGACACTAGAAAATCTACGTTTGGTTATTTGTTCCAATTAGCTGAAGGAGCAATATCGTGGAAGAGTGCCAAAAAATCTGTCATTGCTACATCCACGATGGAAGCAGAATCTGTGGCATGTTTTGAAGCCACAATTTATGCATTATGGCTGCGAAACTTTATTTCAGGACTTGGGGTTGTCGACACAATTACCAAGCCGCTGAAAATTTACTGTGATAATTCTGCTGCAGTATTCTTCTCCAAGAACGATAAGTACTCCAAGGGTGCCAAACATATGGAATTAAAATACTTTACCGCCAAGGAGGAAGTTCAGAAACAAAGAGTGTCACTTGACCATATTAGAACAGATCTCATGATTGCAGATCCGTTAACGAAAGGTTTACAGCCAAAGATATTTAAAGAACATGTACATAGAATGGGTCTTGGCTGTATTTATGACtga